In Microbulbifer sp. GL-2, the following are encoded in one genomic region:
- a CDS encoding alpha/beta fold hydrolase: MGYPQSGVLQEGEVLGSAAGFPVLYRYIAAEKSKPLMVFIPGNSHLARIFYGCPEAREEDFISYWVHRSGHPFLAVSFPIANKVFDGFYPSFTIADWGKQVAEVIDEVVSKNNLQREVIVCGWSMGCKIAGALGKEAIAKQISITMFVAMSGDPAVPGFLPKANAENIAMTPEGLANRESLYPWFFQALEDQSTYNGHTILPKDIYRQRILGATPVGLIGAGLMYKNGQFVEDLEWSLKSANTFNYDDYPFPVIIHGNSISDAENVLLNTSNWAFIRNRVLIKRVLGDNALKDLSPAQWERLQELVECSGSHFSQSLPGGHFFFWGEIGAKLILEKIILLTKNVRSIPDLINL; this comes from the coding sequence ATGGGGTATCCTCAATCTGGAGTATTACAAGAAGGGGAAGTCTTGGGCTCTGCAGCTGGCTTTCCTGTTCTTTACCGCTATATTGCTGCGGAAAAATCCAAACCTTTAATGGTATTCATACCGGGTAACTCTCATCTGGCACGTATCTTCTATGGCTGCCCTGAGGCCCGGGAAGAGGATTTTATCAGTTACTGGGTTCATCGCTCAGGCCACCCCTTTCTGGCTGTTTCTTTCCCAATTGCCAATAAGGTTTTTGATGGCTTCTATCCCAGCTTTACTATTGCCGATTGGGGAAAGCAAGTCGCTGAAGTGATTGACGAGGTAGTTTCTAAGAATAACTTACAACGTGAGGTAATCGTTTGCGGCTGGAGTATGGGATGTAAGATTGCCGGAGCTCTTGGGAAGGAGGCGATTGCAAAGCAAATTTCAATTACTATGTTTGTCGCAATGTCTGGTGATCCTGCAGTTCCCGGTTTTTTGCCAAAAGCAAATGCTGAAAATATCGCTATGACACCAGAAGGACTGGCAAACAGGGAGAGCTTATACCCCTGGTTTTTTCAGGCGCTGGAAGATCAAAGTACCTATAATGGCCATACTATTCTCCCAAAAGATATTTATCGGCAGAGGATCCTGGGGGCCACCCCTGTGGGATTGATTGGCGCGGGCCTGATGTATAAGAATGGCCAATTTGTGGAAGACTTAGAATGGAGTCTTAAGTCCGCGAACACTTTCAATTACGACGATTATCCTTTTCCTGTAATTATTCATGGTAATTCGATATCTGATGCGGAAAACGTATTACTGAATACTTCTAACTGGGCGTTTATTAGAAATAGAGTGCTTATTAAGAGGGTGCTTGGGGATAATGCATTGAAGGACCTCTCTCCTGCTCAGTGGGAGCGTCTTCAAGAACTGGTTGAATGCTCTGGTAGCCACTTTTCGCAATCCCTTCCCGGGGGGCACTTCTTTTTTTGGGGGGAAATTGGGGCAAAGTTAATTTTGGAAAAAATAATACTTCTTACAAAAAATGTCAGGAGCATTCCTGATTTGATAAACTTATAA
- a CDS encoding PLP-dependent aminotransferase family protein produces MKTLDLTDIFIDRNQPLQKQLYKALLNKIECQVFTSGSKLPSSRIMSESLGVSRNTIIQVIEQLKSEGFLVAQAGKGIFISSKMPNNISDRSFSCSNKEKFFFSESTHSLPDLSNYGESIRSSSYSLSRWPKPLPFSPGLPDLEAFPHNKWCKLYRQNLDRITISGYGDSRGYLPLRKRLSEYLRISRGVHCSEEHIIITNGELEALDICIRVILNKGDLVLIENPGYKRASFLFKSMDVNLQEIQVENGILNVDNLIKKNFAAKLLFCSPTHQYPLGGIMELKDRVKLLNWAAKSKCWIFEDDYESEFYSQKKPVAALQGLRKDAPVLYCGSFSKTLMPSLNLGYLVVPEPVAPAFIEAKGQISGPSTLLYQAILADFIGEGHFVRHIRRMRNIYQEKWVHFCTLIQSRLKSQAQLISPGTPMNLVIATPGHEDIKLSKDLANHGFGSTPLSTCYFGKTKRSGLILGCANTTTSQREEFISYLVRYLIKK; encoded by the coding sequence GTGAAAACTTTAGATCTTACAGATATATTTATTGATCGAAATCAACCTCTTCAAAAGCAGCTATATAAAGCTCTGCTGAATAAGATTGAATGTCAAGTATTTACGAGCGGGTCAAAACTGCCATCATCTAGGATAATGTCCGAGTCTTTAGGTGTAAGTCGCAATACTATTATTCAAGTTATTGAACAATTAAAAAGTGAAGGTTTTTTAGTTGCCCAGGCAGGTAAAGGGATATTTATATCTTCAAAAATGCCAAACAATATATCTGATAGATCATTCAGTTGTTCGAATAAGGAGAAGTTTTTTTTCTCAGAAAGCACTCACTCTTTACCTGACTTATCAAACTATGGTGAGTCTATAAGATCATCATCATATTCTTTGTCTCGATGGCCTAAACCGCTTCCATTTTCACCTGGTCTGCCTGATCTTGAGGCCTTCCCCCATAATAAATGGTGCAAATTATACCGTCAAAATTTAGATAGAATCACTATAAGTGGATATGGAGACTCACGAGGATATTTACCGCTTAGAAAAAGACTTTCAGAATATCTAAGAATATCTCGTGGCGTTCATTGTTCCGAGGAACATATCATTATCACGAATGGTGAATTGGAAGCTCTAGATATTTGCATCAGAGTCATATTGAATAAAGGTGATTTAGTATTGATTGAAAATCCTGGCTATAAGCGAGCCAGCTTCTTATTTAAGTCTATGGACGTGAACTTACAAGAAATACAAGTAGAAAACGGCATTCTTAATGTAGACAATTTAATTAAAAAAAATTTTGCAGCTAAACTTCTTTTTTGTTCACCAACTCATCAATATCCCTTGGGTGGTATTATGGAGCTTAAGGATCGAGTAAAATTGCTGAACTGGGCTGCAAAATCTAAGTGTTGGATTTTTGAAGACGATTATGAGAGTGAATTTTATTCTCAAAAAAAGCCGGTCGCTGCCTTACAGGGGTTAAGGAAGGATGCTCCAGTCCTCTATTGTGGAAGTTTCAGCAAAACTCTTATGCCGAGCCTAAATTTAGGTTATCTCGTAGTGCCTGAGCCTGTAGCACCAGCTTTTATAGAAGCAAAAGGCCAAATTTCTGGGCCATCTACATTGCTTTACCAAGCGATATTGGCCGATTTTATTGGCGAAGGACATTTTGTACGCCATATAAGAAGAATGCGTAATATTTATCAGGAAAAATGGGTTCATTTTTGCACACTTATTCAGAGTCGATTAAAATCACAGGCACAACTAATTTCTCCAGGTACACCAATGAATCTTGTAATTGCAACCCCTGGGCACGAAGATATAAAACTGTCAAAAGATTTAGCTAACCATGGCTTTGGTAGCACCCCACTATCAACTTGCTACTTTGGAAAAACAAAAAGAAGTGGACTAATTTTAGGTTGCGCTAATACAACAACGTCACAACGTGAAGAATTCATATCTTATCTAGTAAGATACTTAATTAAAAAATGA
- the msrA gene encoding peptide-methionine (S)-S-oxide reductase MsrA, translating into MRGVFTLFILLAATLGYAQDSPNIRTAIFAGGCFWCMEPPYDKVNGVLETTSGYSGGHVKNPTYDQVSAGGTGHAEVVQVKYDANKVSYSELLNIFWHNVDPFDAGGQFCDRGDQYRAEIFYGSEEEKKLAEESKKKVEAELGKKVVTQINPAAKFYPAEAYHQDYYQRNPLRYKYYRYRCGRDQRLEEVWGKTSS; encoded by the coding sequence ATGCGCGGCGTCTTTACTCTGTTTATCCTCCTGGCTGCCACCCTCGGATATGCCCAGGATTCCCCGAATATTCGTACCGCTATTTTTGCCGGTGGTTGTTTCTGGTGTATGGAACCACCCTATGACAAAGTGAATGGCGTGCTGGAAACCACCTCAGGTTACAGCGGAGGTCATGTGAAAAATCCCACTTATGATCAGGTCTCTGCTGGTGGTACAGGTCATGCTGAGGTGGTACAAGTTAAATATGATGCAAACAAAGTGAGTTATTCGGAACTACTCAATATTTTTTGGCACAATGTAGACCCTTTCGATGCGGGTGGACAGTTCTGTGACCGGGGTGACCAATATCGCGCAGAGATTTTTTACGGTAGTGAAGAAGAGAAGAAGTTAGCCGAAGAGAGTAAGAAGAAAGTAGAGGCTGAGCTGGGTAAGAAAGTTGTTACCCAAATAAACCCTGCTGCAAAATTTTACCCGGCAGAAGCTTATCATCAGGATTACTACCAGCGTAATCCTCTCCGCTATAAATACTACCGTTACCGTTGTGGGCGGGATCAACGGCTTGAAGAGGTATGGGGTAAAACTTCGAGCTAG
- a CDS encoding aldehyde dehydrogenase family protein, protein MHHLRCISPIDNSIYLERPLAGEAEIRVALDRASATQRAWRLTPLSERIEIVRRAVEFFMDRKNRLAEEICWMMGRPIRYAPGEIDGFAERASMMANIAEQALADIQLSSKPGFSRFIRREPLGISLVIAPWNYPYLTAVNAVVPSLLAGNAVILKHSAQTPLCAERMVEAFREAGLPYGVFQYLHLNHAYTQRLACAEEIQHIAFTGSVDAGAKLERTVAGRFIQVGLELGGKDPAYVREDADLQQAVEAVVDGAFFNSGQSCCAIERVYVQEKIFDEFVERAVALLGKYQLGRPDNPDTTLGPLVRAESADRVRAQIDEAVAEGAKAHLSARDFPLDNRGTQYMAPQLLTGVRHKMRLMREESFGPVLGVQKVHDDGEALEFMNNSHFGLTAAIFSQDEEAAMAIGDHLQAGTIFLNRCDYLDPELAWTGVKQSGRGCTLSRVGFEQLTRPKSFHLKIGG, encoded by the coding sequence ATGCACCACTTGCGATGTATTTCCCCTATAGATAACAGTATTTACCTGGAGCGGCCCCTGGCCGGAGAAGCGGAAATTCGTGTGGCTCTAGACAGGGCCAGCGCCACTCAGCGAGCCTGGCGATTAACCCCGCTTTCTGAGCGTATTGAAATTGTGCGCAGAGCAGTTGAATTTTTTATGGATCGCAAGAATCGTCTTGCAGAGGAGATCTGCTGGATGATGGGGCGTCCCATTCGCTATGCACCGGGGGAAATTGATGGCTTCGCCGAGCGTGCCTCAATGATGGCAAATATTGCTGAACAGGCCCTTGCAGATATCCAGCTGTCTTCCAAACCAGGGTTCTCTCGTTTTATTCGTCGTGAACCTCTGGGGATTTCCCTGGTGATTGCCCCCTGGAACTACCCCTATTTAACGGCTGTAAATGCCGTGGTGCCGTCATTATTAGCGGGCAATGCGGTGATTTTAAAGCACTCTGCGCAGACCCCTCTCTGTGCAGAACGTATGGTTGAAGCATTCAGGGAGGCGGGATTGCCCTATGGGGTATTCCAATATCTGCATCTGAACCATGCCTATACCCAGAGACTGGCATGCGCCGAAGAGATTCAGCATATCGCCTTTACTGGATCAGTGGATGCCGGGGCAAAACTGGAGCGTACCGTGGCGGGGCGCTTTATTCAGGTGGGTCTGGAACTGGGTGGCAAGGACCCGGCCTATGTGCGCGAAGATGCAGACTTACAGCAAGCAGTGGAGGCAGTAGTCGATGGCGCATTTTTCAATTCTGGGCAGTCCTGCTGTGCCATTGAGCGAGTTTATGTTCAAGAAAAAATATTCGATGAATTTGTAGAGCGCGCGGTTGCCTTGCTTGGCAAATACCAGCTTGGACGCCCGGATAACCCAGACACCACACTGGGGCCGCTGGTGCGTGCCGAATCTGCTGATCGGGTACGCGCCCAAATTGATGAAGCCGTTGCCGAGGGTGCCAAAGCCCACTTGAGCGCCCGTGATTTTCCCCTGGATAACCGCGGCACCCAATATATGGCGCCGCAATTACTTACTGGTGTGCGCCACAAAATGCGTCTGATGCGGGAGGAATCTTTTGGTCCGGTATTGGGGGTGCAAAAAGTGCATGATGATGGTGAAGCCCTAGAATTTATGAATAACAGTCACTTTGGTCTAACCGCGGCAATTTTTTCACAAGATGAAGAGGCCGCAATGGCCATTGGCGATCATTTGCAGGCCGGCACAATATTCCTTAATCGATGTGATTACCTGGACCCGGAATTGGCTTGGACTGGTGTAAAACAATCCGGTAGGGGTTGTACTTTATCCAGGGTTGGATTTGAGCAATTAACTAGGCCCAAGTCCTTCCACTTGAAAATTGGGGGCTAG
- a CDS encoding glutamine synthetase family protein codes for MIKAREVRTVQEARAIVEGRGLSHVKVGLFDIDGVMRGKYMSREKFFSSLEKGFSFCDVVLGWDVKDQLYDNVRFTGWHTGYPDAPVRILPDSCRDIPFEDNMLLFMAEFDDRAQSVCPRAVLRRVVERCRAMEFEPFAALEYEYFLFDETPNSVREKGFRNLKPFTPDWFGYSMLRNSVHSELYREILGMGECMDFPLEGLHTETGPGVLEAAIAVDGAEAAGDKAALFKTFMKVLAQRMGLMATFMSRWSSDYPGQSGHIHLSLRNVNNGEAAFFEGNQPQGISETMRQFIAGQQRLMPEFLAMLAPTINSYRRLVPGFWAPTGANWGVENRTTALRAIPGSSKSQRVEYRLGAADANPYLALAAALGSGLYGVMQQWQPSEPIEGNAYALAPEPQLTLPATLWDSAQCLRASAAAKELFGSEFVEHFAASREWEEREYRRHVSDWELDRYFEII; via the coding sequence ATGATCAAAGCTCGGGAGGTGAGAACCGTTCAGGAGGCCCGTGCGATTGTCGAAGGGCGTGGCCTCAGTCATGTAAAAGTGGGCCTATTCGATATCGATGGGGTTATGCGCGGCAAGTACATGAGCCGCGAAAAATTTTTCTCCTCCCTGGAAAAGGGCTTTTCCTTTTGTGATGTCGTGCTGGGCTGGGACGTTAAAGACCAGCTCTATGACAATGTACGCTTTACTGGTTGGCATACCGGTTACCCGGATGCTCCGGTGCGAATCCTTCCAGACAGCTGCCGGGATATCCCCTTTGAAGACAATATGCTGCTGTTCATGGCCGAGTTTGATGATCGAGCTCAGTCGGTTTGTCCCCGCGCAGTCCTGCGCAGGGTGGTGGAGCGCTGCAGAGCTATGGAGTTTGAACCCTTTGCCGCCCTTGAATATGAGTACTTCCTTTTTGATGAAACCCCCAATTCCGTGCGCGAAAAGGGTTTCCGCAACCTGAAACCCTTCACCCCGGACTGGTTTGGTTATTCGATGCTGCGTAACTCGGTGCACTCTGAACTGTACCGGGAGATCCTGGGTATGGGCGAGTGTATGGATTTCCCTCTGGAGGGCCTGCACACAGAAACTGGTCCTGGAGTCCTCGAAGCGGCAATTGCGGTGGATGGTGCCGAGGCCGCAGGAGATAAGGCTGCATTGTTTAAGACATTTATGAAAGTACTGGCGCAGCGGATGGGATTGATGGCGACTTTTATGTCGCGCTGGTCCAGTGATTATCCGGGGCAGAGCGGCCATATCCACCTGTCATTACGCAATGTAAATAATGGCGAGGCGGCATTTTTTGAAGGAAACCAGCCCCAGGGAATCAGTGAAACCATGCGTCAGTTTATTGCGGGGCAGCAGCGTCTGATGCCGGAATTCCTGGCGATGTTAGCGCCCACTATAAACAGTTACCGACGCCTGGTTCCCGGTTTCTGGGCGCCTACTGGTGCCAACTGGGGGGTGGAGAACCGTACCACCGCATTGAGGGCTATTCCTGGCAGCAGTAAATCCCAGCGGGTGGAGTACCGCCTGGGTGCTGCGGATGCCAATCCCTATCTGGCCCTGGCTGCGGCATTGGGTTCCGGACTTTACGGCGTGATGCAGCAGTGGCAGCCCAGTGAGCCAATTGAGGGTAATGCCTATGCCTTGGCACCGGAACCCCAGCTGACTCTGCCCGCCACCCTGTGGGATTCAGCTCAATGCCTGAGAGCTTCTGCGGCTGCCAAAGAGTTGTTTGGAAGTGAATTTGTCGAGCACTTTGCCGCCAGCCGCGAGTGGGAGGAACGAGAATACCGGCGTCATGTAAGTGATTGGGAGCTGGACAGATACTTCGAGATTATCTGA
- a CDS encoding iron-containing alcohol dehydrogenase, with the protein MDKYQVNWNFPTNIWVGPGRTADLAKACCELNIQRPLLVTDPGLAGMSLIDRAYAPCRENGLELEVFSSIKGNPNGENINQGVQLLRDKNCDGVIAFGGGSAIDAGKAIALMAGQSRPIWDFEDIGDNYKRVDPNGMVPVIAVPTTAGTGSEVGRVAVITDENAKIKRLIFHPNILPDIVILDAELTIGLPPAVTAATGMDALSHNLESYYSLMYHPMAEGIALQGMRLIKTYLPRAYMIGTELKARQQMLVASCMGATAFQRGLGAIHALAHPLGGLYDKHHGLLNAILMPYVLVANRPAIEVPMGQLALSLQLTGKDMFESGFDAVLNWVIGLRKQLGIPHTLQEIGIGSDDADKIGRMAAEDPSAASNPMSFNAVEYRDIFLRACQGTVTL; encoded by the coding sequence GTGGACAAATACCAGGTAAACTGGAATTTCCCTACCAATATTTGGGTCGGACCTGGCCGGACAGCAGATCTTGCCAAAGCCTGTTGCGAACTGAATATTCAACGCCCACTATTGGTGACTGATCCAGGCCTTGCCGGCATGTCGCTTATTGATCGCGCTTATGCTCCCTGTAGAGAAAATGGTTTAGAGCTGGAAGTTTTCTCCTCAATCAAGGGGAATCCCAATGGTGAGAATATTAACCAAGGCGTCCAGCTGTTACGGGATAAAAATTGCGATGGAGTCATTGCCTTTGGTGGTGGTTCTGCTATTGATGCAGGCAAAGCTATTGCATTGATGGCAGGGCAGAGTCGGCCCATTTGGGACTTTGAAGATATTGGCGATAATTATAAGCGTGTTGACCCCAATGGCATGGTTCCGGTGATTGCAGTACCCACCACGGCTGGAACCGGTTCAGAAGTCGGGCGGGTGGCAGTGATCACTGATGAAAATGCAAAAATCAAGCGATTGATTTTTCATCCCAATATCTTGCCGGATATTGTGATTCTGGATGCCGAGCTGACAATCGGATTGCCACCAGCAGTAACTGCAGCGACAGGGATGGACGCGCTTTCCCATAACCTGGAATCCTATTATTCACTGATGTACCACCCCATGGCAGAGGGGATCGCCCTGCAAGGCATGCGGCTGATCAAGACGTATCTTCCGCGGGCTTACATGATTGGTACCGAGTTGAAGGCGCGTCAGCAGATGCTGGTTGCTTCTTGTATGGGTGCAACTGCCTTCCAACGTGGCCTGGGAGCCATTCATGCTCTCGCCCACCCTCTTGGTGGCCTTTACGATAAACATCACGGCTTACTCAATGCCATACTGATGCCCTATGTCCTTGTAGCGAACAGGCCAGCCATAGAGGTTCCCATGGGACAATTGGCGCTCTCTTTGCAATTGACCGGGAAAGACATGTTTGAGAGTGGCTTTGATGCAGTGCTTAACTGGGTTATTGGCCTGCGTAAGCAGCTGGGCATTCCTCATACTTTGCAAGAAATTGGTATTGGTAGCGATGATGCCGATAAGATTGGTCGTATGGCTGCAGAAGATCCGTCTGCAGCCAGTAACCCAATGTCTTTTAACGCAGTGGAATATCGCGATATTTTCCTGCGTGCCTGCCAGGGCACTGTCACACTGTAA
- the ppa gene encoding inorganic diphosphatase produces MSFDKIPAGKDLPSDINVIIEIPANSDPIKYEVDKDSDSVFVDRFVATPMFYPANYGYVPQTLSEDGDPLDVLVVAPYPVMVGAVIRSRVIGVLKMTDESGVDAKLLAVPHTKLTKLYDHVQEISDLPELLLKQIEHYFENYKALEAGKWVKVEGWADAEEARKEVLSSRERYLKEEG; encoded by the coding sequence ATGAGCTTCGACAAGATCCCCGCAGGTAAAGACCTGCCAAGCGATATCAACGTAATCATCGAGATCCCTGCCAACTCCGATCCCATTAAGTACGAGGTGGACAAGGACTCTGACTCCGTATTTGTGGATCGCTTCGTTGCCACTCCGATGTTCTACCCGGCTAACTATGGCTATGTACCCCAGACACTGTCTGAAGACGGTGACCCCCTGGACGTACTGGTTGTTGCACCCTACCCGGTAATGGTGGGCGCTGTAATTCGCTCCCGCGTAATCGGCGTGCTGAAAATGACCGACGAATCCGGTGTTGACGCCAAGCTGCTGGCGGTACCCCACACCAAGCTGACCAAGCTGTACGATCACGTTCAGGAAATCAGCGACCTGCCCGAGCTGCTGCTCAAGCAGATTGAACATTACTTCGAAAACTACAAAGCGCTCGAAGCTGGCAAGTGGGTGAAAGTGGAAGGCTGGGCCGACGCTGAAGAAGCGCGCAAAGAAGTGCTGTCCTCCCGCGAGCGCTACCTGAAAGAAGAGGGCTAA
- a CDS encoding PLP-dependent aminotransferase family protein: protein MSAPDFIDLNISRNKPLQEQLYTALVERIKSGRYPAGSQLPSSRAMSKSIGVSRNTIIHVIEQLKKDGFLVSKASKGVFVSPIFSACIDKITNISKNASKTELSLPSLSNQDKLSAIENTYWPDSHPFSPGMPDVKSFPYKKWGKLFHRHQENIKFNGYGDINGYQPLRELLSDYLNSTRGTFCTPDQIIITSGRLESLDLCARLTLDAGDTVLMENPGCTRARFLFNTMHVNLKPLEVKQGVLNVDYLMKNELNGKLLCLTPNQQSPLGGIIPFQERLEILNWAEKNKCWILEGDSDNELFNEGIPVDSIQGLHSSTPVIYIGGFSRVLLPNLRLGYLISPKPLVPAFKNAKMQLSGPCPLTHQVILADFIREGYFTQHARQMRKSYQEKLDHFFGLMRCDLSSSINIISKRSALNFTLNIPGHNDVKISERLFKKGFGSTPISPYYYCDNSKENGLVLGCANTSSCDRIRFISTLKDLLT from the coding sequence GTGAGTGCTCCAGATTTTATTGATTTAAATATATCTCGCAATAAGCCACTTCAAGAGCAGTTATATACAGCTCTTGTTGAACGAATAAAAAGCGGAAGATATCCAGCTGGTTCACAGCTACCCTCTTCACGTGCAATGTCTAAATCTATAGGTGTTAGTCGTAATACTATAATTCATGTTATAGAGCAGCTAAAAAAGGATGGCTTTCTGGTTAGTAAAGCATCTAAAGGGGTATTCGTATCTCCAATCTTTTCAGCTTGTATCGATAAAATAACTAATATCAGTAAGAACGCCAGCAAAACTGAATTATCACTTCCTAGCCTGTCGAACCAAGATAAATTAAGCGCGATAGAAAACACTTACTGGCCAGATTCTCACCCGTTTTCACCAGGTATGCCAGATGTAAAATCTTTTCCATATAAAAAATGGGGAAAGCTTTTTCATAGACATCAAGAAAATATAAAATTCAATGGGTATGGTGATATTAATGGATACCAACCATTAAGAGAATTGTTATCTGACTATTTAAATTCCACTAGAGGAACCTTTTGTACCCCTGATCAAATTATTATAACAAGCGGACGCCTAGAGTCTTTGGATTTGTGTGCAAGGTTAACTTTAGATGCGGGAGATACAGTACTGATGGAAAATCCAGGATGTACTAGAGCCAGATTTTTATTTAACACAATGCATGTAAATTTGAAACCTCTTGAGGTTAAACAGGGGGTTTTAAATGTAGATTATTTAATGAAAAATGAACTAAATGGAAAACTTCTTTGCTTAACACCAAACCAACAGTCCCCGTTAGGTGGAATTATTCCTTTTCAAGAAAGATTAGAAATACTCAATTGGGCTGAAAAAAATAAGTGTTGGATATTAGAGGGAGATTCTGACAATGAACTTTTCAACGAAGGTATACCCGTTGATTCAATTCAAGGCTTACATAGCAGCACTCCTGTAATTTATATAGGAGGGTTCAGTAGAGTTTTATTACCAAATCTGCGCTTGGGTTATTTAATATCTCCTAAGCCTCTAGTACCTGCTTTCAAGAATGCAAAAATGCAGCTCTCAGGCCCTTGCCCTCTCACACATCAAGTTATATTGGCAGATTTTATACGCGAAGGTTACTTCACTCAACATGCACGTCAAATGAGGAAGAGTTATCAAGAAAAGTTGGATCATTTTTTTGGCCTAATGAGATGTGACCTATCTTCCAGTATAAATATTATTTCCAAACGTTCTGCTTTAAATTTTACATTAAATATTCCTGGACATAATGATGTAAAGATTTCTGAAAGGTTATTTAAAAAAGGCTTTGGTAGCACTCCAATTTCTCCTTATTATTATTGTGATAACTCAAAAGAAAATGGTCTAGTTTTAGGATGCGCCAATACAAGTTCATGTGACCGTATAAGATTTATTAGCACCCTTAAAGATCTACTAACTTAA